One window of Pyrus communis chromosome 12, drPyrComm1.1, whole genome shotgun sequence genomic DNA carries:
- the LOC137710891 gene encoding potassium transporter 3-like isoform X2, whose amino-acid sequence MVNRRGQCRENALFLYKSFGLLFGALSIPPLYVYKCAFSGGLLNYQTDDAIFGVFSVIFWTLTLISLLKYVLVMLSADDNGQGGVIALYALLCRNAKFCLLPNYQASDEEISTYRYPGCSNTNRPTSPLKRFIERHKSSKTCLLLVVLFGASMVICVGILTPAISIFASVEGLQFQATNLHSGVVVLIACILLVALFVLQHRGIHKLAFIFTPIMILWLLLIAAVGIYNIIEWNPRVYQALSPYYIYIFFKTTGKDGWLSLGGILLCVTGTEAIFADLGHFRTAPVRVAFSFVIYPCLILQYMGQAAFLSRNLSAVSMSFFASVPPPLLWPVLVVAPLAAIVASQPVISSTFSVVKQCQAIRCFPRVKVVHTKRRISGQIYIPELNWFLMIISLAVTIGFQDTIRIANAYGIAFLGVTIITTWLVSLVIDLVWHQSFMLSLLFCVLFGSVEAVYLSSLCVRILKGTWLPLVLSAVFLVVMYVWQYGTQKKYLYDLHNKVSMKWMLTLGPSLGIVRVPGIGLIYTELSTGVPASFTHFLTNLPAFYQVIVFVCVKTVPVPYVPQKERYLVGRIGPKSFGMYRCMVRNGYKDVFKNGDDFEIDVVMSIAEFIQMEAEGSGTPEGTVDRRMAVVKTSGKFGTVLVMAQTSGLGESSSSSSSAIVSSAKSPTLQNLQANYEQEAPKLNYWRRARFGLLDAKCKDSRLKEQLQELVEAKHAGVAYVIGQAYLKAKWNSSFLKKCAIDVAYSFLRKNCRSPAVTLNIPHICLIKVGMNYIV is encoded by the exons ATG GTTAACAGAAGAGGTCAATGTAGGGAAAATGCCCTTTTCTTGTATAAGAGTTTTGGTTTGCTTTTCGGTGCTTTGAGCATTCCCCCTCTTTATGTTTATAAATGTGCATTTTCTGGAGGATTGCTCAATTATCAAACCGACGATGCGATATTTGGGGTGTTTTCAGTGATTTTTTGGACTCTTACTCTTATATCTTTGCTAAAGTATGTCCTTGTCATGTTGAGCGCCGACGACAATGGTCAAG GCGGTGTTATTGCATTATATGCGCTCCTTTGCAGAAATGCGAAATTCTGTTTGCTGCCTAATTATCAGGCATCTGATGAGGAGATCTCCACATACCGCTACCCTGGTTGTTCCAATACGAACAGGCCCACTTCTCCATTGAAAAGGTTTATCGAGAGacataaaagttcaaaaacctgTCTACTTCTTGTAGTATTATTTGGAGCTTCCATGGTGATTTGTGTTGGTATCCTCACTCCTGCAATATCAA TTTTTGCATCTGTGGAGGGGCTACAATTTCAAGCAACGAATTTGCATAGTG GTGTGGTGGTTCTTATTGCCTGTATTTTATTGGTTGCCCTTTTTGTTTTGCAACACCGTGGCATCCACAAATTGGCCTTCATTTTCACTCCAATTATGATCCTTTGGCTACTGTTAATTGCTGCTGTTGGAATCTACAATATCATCGAGTGGAATCCAAGGGTATATCAGGCTCTTTCTCCTTATTACATTTACATATTCTTTAAGACGACAGGAAAAGATGGCTGGCTTTCTCTTGGAGGAATACTTTTATGTGTGACTG GAACTGAAGCCATCTTTGCGGATCTTGGCCACTTCAGAACAGCACCAGTAAGG GTTGcattttcttttgtgatttaCCCATGCCTAATACTTCAATACATGGGACAAGCTGCGTTTCTTTCGAGAAATCTATCTGCAGTATCTATGAGCTTTTTCGCTTCTGTTCCAC CTCCCTTATTGTGGCCAGTACTTGTGGTTGCACCTTTGGCTGCCATTGTTGCCAGTCAACCTGTTATCTCTTCCACATTCTCAGTTGTCAAGCAGTGTCAGGCAATACGATGTTTCCCTCGCGTCAAGGTTGTACATACAAAGAGAAGGATATCTGGTCAGATATACATCCCTGAGTTGAACTGGTTTCTTATGATCATCAGTCTGGCTGTCACAATTGGATTTCAAGACACAATTCGTATAGCAAATGCTTATG GGATTGCATTTTTGGGTGTTACAATCATAACTACGTGGTTGGTATCGCTAGTCATCGACCTTGTTTGGCATCAGAGTTTCatgctttcccttttattttgtgTACTTTTCGGTTCAGTTGAAGCCGTCTACCTTTCATCTTTGTGCGTGAGAATCCTCAAAGGTACATGGCTTCCCCTGGTTTTGTCTGCTGTCTTCTTGGTAGTTATGTATGTCTGGCAATATGGCACGCAGAAGAAGTATTTGTATGACTTGCATAACAAGGTTTCAATGAAGTGGATGCTCACGCTGGGTCCTAGTCTTGGCATTGTTAGGGTCCCTGGAATTGGCCTCATCTACACTGAATTGTCTACCGGAGTTCCAGCATCATTTACTCATTTCTTAACCAACCTACCGGCTTTTTACCAAGTGATTGTCTTCGTTTGTGTTAAAACTGTTCCTGTTCCTTATGTTCCCCAAAAAGAAAGGTATCTTGTTGGCCGTATTGGACCCAAATCTTTTGGGATGTACCGTTGTATGGTTCGGAATGGGTACAAAGATGTCTTTAAAAATGGGGACGACTTTGAAATTGATGTGGTGATGAGCATAGCAGAGTTCATCCAAATGGAAGCAGAAGGTTCTGGAACCCCTGAAGGCACTGTGGACCGCCGTATGGCAGTTGTGAAGACATCTGGGAAGTTTGGCACGGTGTTGGTTATGGCACAAACTTCTGGCCTTGGAGAAAGCAGCAGTTCAAGTTCTTCAGCGATTGTGAGCAGTGCCAAGTCTCCCACGCTGCAGAACTTGCAGGCCAACTACGAGCAAGAAGCACCAAAACTCAACTATTGGAGGCGGGCTCGGTTTGGATTGCTGGATGCAAAATGCAAAGACTCCCGCCTAAAGGAACAGCTCCAGGAACTTGTGGAAGCAAAACATGCCGGGGTAGCATATGTAATAGGTCAGGCATACTTAAAGGCGAAATGGAATTCATCGTTCTTAAAGAAGTGCGCTATCGATGTTGCCTACTCTTTCTTACGCAAGAATTGCCGCTCTCCCGCTGTTACCCTGAACATCCCTCATATTTGTTTGATCAAGGTGGGCATGAACTACATCGTGTAA
- the LOC137710621 gene encoding uncharacterized protein: protein MEQKGILLSALGVGMGVGVGLGLASGQTMSKWTGNDTMSNGVTPDRVEQELLRQIVDGRDSKVTFDQFPYYLSEQTRVLITSAAYVHLKRAEVSKYTRNLSPASRAILLSGPAELYQQQLAKALAHYFQAKLLLLDVTDFSLKVQSKYGNTNKASSFKRSTSEVTLERLSGLFGSFSLFPQREEPPKGNLRRQSSGVDLGSSGLEGSCKPCMLRRNASASANISNLASQSTPAISGEFKRTSSWSFDEKLLIQSLYRVLVFVSSTSPIVLYLRDVDKLLSRSQRIYNLFQKMLKKLSGAVLILGSRVVDLGSDNREVEERLTALFPYNIEIRPPENESHLVSWKTQLEEDMRMIQVQDNKNHIMEVLSANDLDCDDLGSICIADTIDLSNYIEEIVVSAVSHHLMNNKDPEYRNGKLVISSKSLSHGLNIFQEGKSSGKDTMKLVAKVEVPKEGGNELSVGVTTETKTESTAPAAETAAAAAKPDADNSIPVSRASAEFDNEFEKRIRPEVIPANEIGVTFADIGALDEIKESLQELVMLPLRRPDLFNGGLLKPCRGILLFGPPGSGKTMLAKAIAGEAGASFINVSMSTITSKWFGEDEKNVRALFTLAAKVSPTIIFVDEVDSMLGQRTRVGEHEAMRKIKNEFMTHWDGLLSNQGDRILVLAATNRPFDLDEAIIRRFERRILVGLPTVENREMILRTLLSKEKVEARLDFKEVATMTEGFSGSDLKNLCTTAAYRPVRELIQAERKKDLEKKMTAAQDGAGERNPEAAPVTKVEHKEERVITLRPLNMEDFKQAKNQVAASFAAEGAMMNELKQWNDLYGEGGSRKREQLSYFL, encoded by the exons atggagcaGAAAGGCATTCTGCTGTCGGCTTTGGGGGTGGGAATGGGAGTGGGAGTCGGTCTTGGGCTTGCTTCCGGCCAGACGATGAGCAAATGGACCGGAAACGACACGATGTCGAACGGCGTTACGCCAGATAGGGTGGAGCAGGAGTTGCTGCGACAGATCGTTGATGGAAGAGACAGCAAGGTCACATTCGACCAGTTCCCCTACTACCTCAG TGAACAGACGAGAGTTTTGATAACAAGTGCTGCCTATGTCCATCTTAAGCGAGCCGAGGTTTCGAAGTACACACGCAATCTTTCTCCTGCAAGTCGGGCTATTTTGCTCTCAGGACCTGCTG AACTTTACCAACAACAGCTTGCCAAGGCTTTAGCCCATTACTTCCAAGCCAAGTTACTGCTCTTGGACGTAACGGATTTTTCTCTAAAG GTGCAGAGCAAATATGGCAATACCAACAAAGCATCT TCTTTTAAAAGATCCACTTCAGAGGTGACACTAGAGCGGTTGTCTGGGCTGTTTGGATCATTTTCGCTCTTTCCGCAAAGGGAGGAACCGCCTAAAG GTAATTTACGAAGGCAAAGCAGTGGTGTGGATCTCGGATCAAG TGGGCTAGAAGGTTCTTGTAAGCCTTGCATGCTTCGTAGGAATGCTTCAGCTTCAGCTAATATCAGTAACCTTGCTTCTCAGAGCACTCCTGCAATTTCAG GTGAGTTTAAGCGCACAAGCAGCTGGTCTTTTGATGAGAAGCTTCTTATACAGTCCCTGTACAGG gttttggtttttgtttcgAGTACTAGTCCCATTGTGCTCTATCTTAGGGACGTTGACAAGCTCTTATCTAGATCGCAAAGGATATACAACTTGTTCCAGAAAATGTTGAAGAAATTATCTGGAGCCGTGTTGATCCTTGGTTCACGTGTTGTGGATCTCGGTAGTGACAACAGAGAGGTCGAGGAGAGGCTTACTGCTCTTTTCCCTTACAACATTGAGATCAGGCCTCCTGAAAATGAATCACATCTTGTCAGCTGGAAGACTCAACTGGAGGAGGATATGAGAATGATTCAGGTTCAGGATAACAAAAACCACATCATGGAAGTTCTTTCGGCTAATGACCTTGATTGTGATGACCTTGGTTCGATCTGCATCGCAGACACAATCGACCTCAGTAACTATATAGAAGAGATTGTTGTATCAGCAGTTTCTCATCATTTGATGAATAACAAAGATCCTGAATACAGAAATGGGAAACTCGTCATTTCCTCCAAGAG TTTGTCCCATGGATTAAACATATTCCAAGAGGGAAAATCCAGTGGGAAAGATACAATGAAGCTGGTAGCCAAGGTTGAAGTGCCTAAG GAAGGAGGAAATGAATTGTCCGTTGGTGTAACAACAGAAACAAAAACCGAAAGCACTGCTCCTGCTGCAGAGACAGCAGCTGCAGCAGCAAAACCGGATGCTGACAATTCAATTCCAGTATCAAGAGCTTCT GCAGAATTCGATAATGAATTTGAGAAACGCATAAGACCAGAGGTCATACCAGCTAACGAGATCGGTGTAACATTTGCTGATATTGGTGCCTTGGATGAGATTAAAGAATCCCTTCAGGAATTGGTAATGCTCCCGCTGCGAAGACCAGACCTTTTCAACGGGGGCCTACTAAAGCCTTGTAGAGGTATACTGCTATTTGGCCCCCCTGGAAGTGGGAAGACTATGCTGGCAAAGGCCATAGCTGGAGAGGCTGGAGCAAGCTTCATTAATGTATCCATGTCTACCATTACCTCTAAATGGTTTGGTGAAGATGAGAAAAATGTCCGAGCATTGTTTACCCTTGCAGCCAAAGTCTCTCCAACCATCATCTTTGTGGACGAGGTTGATAGCATGCTCGGGCAGCGAACAAGAGTTGGAGAGCATGAAGCTATgcggaaaataaaaaatgaattcatGACTCACTGGGATGGGCTCTTGAGTAATCAAGGAGACCGAATCCTTGTTCTTGCTGCAACCAACAGACCATTTGACCTTGATGAAGCAATCATCAGGCGTTTTGAACGAAG AATTTTGGTGGGGCTACCGACAGTGGAGAACAGAGAGATGATTTTGAGAACCTTGTTGTCGAAAGAGAAGGTGGAAGCACGACTAGATTTCAAGGAGGTTGCAACTATGACTGAAGGATTTAGTGGAAGTGATCTTAAG AACTTATGTACAACAGCTGCCTATCGACCAGTTAGGGAATTAATACAGGCGGAGAGAAAGAAGGATCTG GAGAAAAAGATGACAGCTGCACAAGATGGTGCGGGAGAACGGAATCCAGAAGCTGCCCCAGTAACAAAAGTAGAACATAAAGAAGAAAGAGTGATCACCCTCAGGCCCCTAAACATGGAAGACTTCAAGCAGGCGAAGAACCAG GTTGCAGCTAGCTTTGCAGCTGAGGGAGCCATGATGAATGAATTGAAGCAGTGGAACGATCTATACGGGGAAGGGGGGTCACGAAAGAGAGAGCAATTGAGTTACTTCCTATGA
- the LOC137710891 gene encoding potassium transporter 3-like isoform X1, which translates to MVNRRGQCRENALFLYKSFGLLFGALSIPPLYVYKCAFSGGLLNYQTDDAIFGVFSVIFWTLTLISLLKYVLVMLSADDNGQGGVIALYALLCRNAKFCLLPNYQASDEEISTYRYPGCSNTNRPTSPLKRFIERHKSSKTCLLLVVLFGASMVICVGILTPAISIFASVEGLQFQATNLHSATNSSTQPGVVVLIACILLVALFVLQHRGIHKLAFIFTPIMILWLLLIAAVGIYNIIEWNPRVYQALSPYYIYIFFKTTGKDGWLSLGGILLCVTGTEAIFADLGHFRTAPVRVAFSFVIYPCLILQYMGQAAFLSRNLSAVSMSFFASVPPPLLWPVLVVAPLAAIVASQPVISSTFSVVKQCQAIRCFPRVKVVHTKRRISGQIYIPELNWFLMIISLAVTIGFQDTIRIANAYGIAFLGVTIITTWLVSLVIDLVWHQSFMLSLLFCVLFGSVEAVYLSSLCVRILKGTWLPLVLSAVFLVVMYVWQYGTQKKYLYDLHNKVSMKWMLTLGPSLGIVRVPGIGLIYTELSTGVPASFTHFLTNLPAFYQVIVFVCVKTVPVPYVPQKERYLVGRIGPKSFGMYRCMVRNGYKDVFKNGDDFEIDVVMSIAEFIQMEAEGSGTPEGTVDRRMAVVKTSGKFGTVLVMAQTSGLGESSSSSSSAIVSSAKSPTLQNLQANYEQEAPKLNYWRRARFGLLDAKCKDSRLKEQLQELVEAKHAGVAYVIGQAYLKAKWNSSFLKKCAIDVAYSFLRKNCRSPAVTLNIPHICLIKVGMNYIV; encoded by the exons ATG GTTAACAGAAGAGGTCAATGTAGGGAAAATGCCCTTTTCTTGTATAAGAGTTTTGGTTTGCTTTTCGGTGCTTTGAGCATTCCCCCTCTTTATGTTTATAAATGTGCATTTTCTGGAGGATTGCTCAATTATCAAACCGACGATGCGATATTTGGGGTGTTTTCAGTGATTTTTTGGACTCTTACTCTTATATCTTTGCTAAAGTATGTCCTTGTCATGTTGAGCGCCGACGACAATGGTCAAG GCGGTGTTATTGCATTATATGCGCTCCTTTGCAGAAATGCGAAATTCTGTTTGCTGCCTAATTATCAGGCATCTGATGAGGAGATCTCCACATACCGCTACCCTGGTTGTTCCAATACGAACAGGCCCACTTCTCCATTGAAAAGGTTTATCGAGAGacataaaagttcaaaaacctgTCTACTTCTTGTAGTATTATTTGGAGCTTCCATGGTGATTTGTGTTGGTATCCTCACTCCTGCAATATCAA TTTTTGCATCTGTGGAGGGGCTACAATTTCAAGCAACGAATTTGCATAGTG CTACAAACTCTTCTACACAACCAGGTGTGGTGGTTCTTATTGCCTGTATTTTATTGGTTGCCCTTTTTGTTTTGCAACACCGTGGCATCCACAAATTGGCCTTCATTTTCACTCCAATTATGATCCTTTGGCTACTGTTAATTGCTGCTGTTGGAATCTACAATATCATCGAGTGGAATCCAAGGGTATATCAGGCTCTTTCTCCTTATTACATTTACATATTCTTTAAGACGACAGGAAAAGATGGCTGGCTTTCTCTTGGAGGAATACTTTTATGTGTGACTG GAACTGAAGCCATCTTTGCGGATCTTGGCCACTTCAGAACAGCACCAGTAAGG GTTGcattttcttttgtgatttaCCCATGCCTAATACTTCAATACATGGGACAAGCTGCGTTTCTTTCGAGAAATCTATCTGCAGTATCTATGAGCTTTTTCGCTTCTGTTCCAC CTCCCTTATTGTGGCCAGTACTTGTGGTTGCACCTTTGGCTGCCATTGTTGCCAGTCAACCTGTTATCTCTTCCACATTCTCAGTTGTCAAGCAGTGTCAGGCAATACGATGTTTCCCTCGCGTCAAGGTTGTACATACAAAGAGAAGGATATCTGGTCAGATATACATCCCTGAGTTGAACTGGTTTCTTATGATCATCAGTCTGGCTGTCACAATTGGATTTCAAGACACAATTCGTATAGCAAATGCTTATG GGATTGCATTTTTGGGTGTTACAATCATAACTACGTGGTTGGTATCGCTAGTCATCGACCTTGTTTGGCATCAGAGTTTCatgctttcccttttattttgtgTACTTTTCGGTTCAGTTGAAGCCGTCTACCTTTCATCTTTGTGCGTGAGAATCCTCAAAGGTACATGGCTTCCCCTGGTTTTGTCTGCTGTCTTCTTGGTAGTTATGTATGTCTGGCAATATGGCACGCAGAAGAAGTATTTGTATGACTTGCATAACAAGGTTTCAATGAAGTGGATGCTCACGCTGGGTCCTAGTCTTGGCATTGTTAGGGTCCCTGGAATTGGCCTCATCTACACTGAATTGTCTACCGGAGTTCCAGCATCATTTACTCATTTCTTAACCAACCTACCGGCTTTTTACCAAGTGATTGTCTTCGTTTGTGTTAAAACTGTTCCTGTTCCTTATGTTCCCCAAAAAGAAAGGTATCTTGTTGGCCGTATTGGACCCAAATCTTTTGGGATGTACCGTTGTATGGTTCGGAATGGGTACAAAGATGTCTTTAAAAATGGGGACGACTTTGAAATTGATGTGGTGATGAGCATAGCAGAGTTCATCCAAATGGAAGCAGAAGGTTCTGGAACCCCTGAAGGCACTGTGGACCGCCGTATGGCAGTTGTGAAGACATCTGGGAAGTTTGGCACGGTGTTGGTTATGGCACAAACTTCTGGCCTTGGAGAAAGCAGCAGTTCAAGTTCTTCAGCGATTGTGAGCAGTGCCAAGTCTCCCACGCTGCAGAACTTGCAGGCCAACTACGAGCAAGAAGCACCAAAACTCAACTATTGGAGGCGGGCTCGGTTTGGATTGCTGGATGCAAAATGCAAAGACTCCCGCCTAAAGGAACAGCTCCAGGAACTTGTGGAAGCAAAACATGCCGGGGTAGCATATGTAATAGGTCAGGCATACTTAAAGGCGAAATGGAATTCATCGTTCTTAAAGAAGTGCGCTATCGATGTTGCCTACTCTTTCTTACGCAAGAATTGCCGCTCTCCCGCTGTTACCCTGAACATCCCTCATATTTGTTTGATCAAGGTGGGCATGAACTACATCGTGTAA
- the LOC137711332 gene encoding uncharacterized protein gives MLSSTCSHSLIHRPFLHSSAARARVPTRPGALRPISRSFRIFESQSRPYNTRWTRISCFRQEKFSSETPKPEYIEHLVPEEVVKSDFDDSKVVKRDWGGTLREAADAVSRAIGSRWSVPWSAETILQVMLLWVAAFCFIGSWMVPFAAHMAGFSRESLTNRGQALFSLVTDVTEGLVGIMIICRCLSRFRPLPPDWFKFSLKGTWQLDVALGCLMFPLVNQLSQFNLSLLPLLPSTPVTVSSVEQSIMARDPVAMAMYAVVVSVCAPMWEEILFRGFLLPSLTKYMPVWSAVLVSSVVFALAHWNVQRILPLIFLGVVMGVVFARSRNLLPSMLLHSLWNGFVFLDLMK, from the exons ATGTTGAGCTCCACTTGCTCTCACTCTCTTATCCACCGCCCTTTCCTCCATTCCTCCGCCGCCAGAGCTAGGGTTCCGACCCGACCCGGAGCTTTACGTCCAATTTCCCGGAGTTTTAGGATCTTCGAATCTCAATCCAGACCGTATAATACG AGGTGGACTAGAATTTCATGTTTTAGGCAAGAGAAGTTCTCTTCAGAAACACCGAAACCGGAATATATTGAACACTTGGTACCCGAGGAAGTAGTCAAGTCCGACTTCGATGATTCTAAGGTGGTTAAAAGGGATTGGGGAGGAACGCTCCGAGAG GCTGCAGATGCAGTGTCTAGAGCAATTGGGAGTCGTTGGAGTGTGCCGTGGTCAGCAGAGACCATATTGCAG GTCATGCTACTATGGGTTGCTGCTTTCTGCTTCATAGGTTCTTGGATGGTTCCATTTGCAGCTCACATGGCAGGTTTCAGCAGGGAATCATTAACGAATAGAGGACAAGCCTTATTTAGCCTGGTGACTGATGTAACTGAAGGTCTTGTTGGAATTATGATAATTTGTCGCTGCTTATCACGTTTTCGGCCTCTTCCTCCGGATTGGTTTAAATTTAGCTTGAAAGGGACCTGGCAGTTGGATGTTGCTCTTGGATGCCTAATGTTTCCCCTTGTCAATCAGCTCTCACAGTTCAACCTCAGTCTGCTCCCTCTTTTGCCTTCCACCCCGGTCACGGTATCAAGTGTTGAGCAATCAATTATGGCACGCGATCCAGTGGCTATGGCAATGTATGCAGTAGTAGTTTCAGTCTGTGCTCCCATGTGGGAGGAGATACTCTTCAGGGGTTTCTTACTGCCTTCCTTAACCAAGTACATGCCCGTGTGGTCTGCGGTATTGGTGAGctcggttgtatttgctttagcaCATTGGAATGTACAGAGGATTCTACCGCTTATTTTCCTTGGGGTGGTGATGGGCGTTGTATTTGCACGGTCAAGGAATCTATTACCATCGATGCTCTTGCACAGCCTTTGGAATGGCTTTGTATTTTTAGATTTAATGAAATAA
- the LOC137710717 gene encoding calcium-dependent protein kinase 1-like, producing MGNNCSSGTLPSSAQDPADHHHHPSNGAVRILPPNAPAPPKPKHHTPPTTTSASSTAPLGRVLGRPMEDVRSTYTFGRELGRGQFGVTYLVTDKQTKQLFACKSIATRKLTNQDDVEDVRREVQIMHHLTGHRNIVELKGAYEDRHSVNLVMELCAGGELFDRIIAKGHYSERAAANLCRQIVTVVHYCHSMGVMHRDLKPENFLLLSKDEDSPLKATDFGLSVFFKPGDVFKDLVGSAYYVAPEVLRRRYGAEADIWSAGVILYILLCGVPPFWGENEQGIFDAILRGHLDFASDPWPSISSSAKDLVKKMLRADPKERLTAADVLSHPWMREDGDASDKPLDIAVLSRMKQFRAMNKLKKVALKVIAENLSEEEIIGLKEMFKSMDTDNSGTITYEELKAGLPKLGTKLSESEVRQLMEAADVDGNGTIDYIEFITATMHMNRMEREDHLYTAFEYFDKDKSGYITMEELEQALKKYNMGDEKTIKEIIAEVDTDRDGRINYDEFAAMMRKGNPELVTNRRRK from the exons atggGCAACAACTGCAGCAGCGGCACTCTCCCCTCCTCCGCCCAAGACCCGgccgaccaccaccaccacccatcAAACGGTGCCGTCCGCATCCTCCCTCCCAATGCCCCCGCCCCACCCAAACCCAAACATCACACACCCCCAACCACCACCTCCGCTTCCAGCACCGCTCCCCTCGGCCGGGTCCTCGGCCGGCCCATGGAAGACGTCCGGTCCACCTACACCTTCGGCCGCGAGCTCGGCCGCGGCCAATTCGGCGTCACCTACCTCGTCACCGATAAGCAGACCAAGCAGCTGTTCGCCTGCAAATCCATCGCCACCCGCAAGCTCACCAACCAAGACGACGTGGAGGACGTCCGCCGCGAGGTCCAGATCATGCACCACCTCACCGGCCACCGCAACATCGTCGAGCTCAAGGGAGCTTACGAGGACCGACACTCCGTGAACCTCGTCATGGAGCTCTGCGCCGGCGGCGAGCTCTTCGATCGGATCATTGCCAAAGGGCATTACTCCGAGCGAGCTGCGGCCAATCTCTGCCGCCAGATCGTCACCGTGGTCCACTACTGTCACTCGATGGGGGTTATGCATCGGGATTTGAAGCCGGAGAACTTCTTGCTCTTGAGCAAGGACGAGGACTCGCCGCTCAAGGCCACCGATTTCGGGCTTTCGGTGTTTTTTAAGCCAG GAGATGTATTTAAGGATCTTGTGGGAAGTGCATATTATGTTGCTCCTGAAGTGCTACGTCGTCGTTATGGAGCTGAGGCTGATATTTGGAGTGCAGGGGTGATACTATACATTCTACTTTGTGGGGTACCACCATTCTGGGGAG AGAATGAACAAGGTATCTTTGACGCAATCCTTCGGGGACATCTTGACTTCGCATCTGACCCTTGGCCTTCCATATCCAGCAGTGCCAAAGATCTTGTGAAGAAAATGCTCCGAGCTGATCCTAAGGAACGACTTACTGCAGCTGACGTCCTAA GCCATCCATGGATGCGAGAAGATGGTGATGCATCTGATAAACCTCTTGATATTGCCGTTCTATCTAGAATGAAACAGTTCAGGGCAATgaacaaactcaagaaagtaGCATTGAAG GTAATTGCAGAAAATCTTTCTGAAGAGGAAATCATAGGCTTGAAGGAAATGTTCAAATCCATGGACACAGATAACAGTGGAACAATTACATATGAAGAGTTAAAAGCTGGCCTTCCAAAACTTGGTACCAAGCTCTCTGAGTCAGAAGTGAGACAGTTGATGGAAGCG GCTGATGTGGATGGAAATGGAACGATTGACTACATCGAGTTTATAACCGCTACTATGCACATGAATAGAATGGAAAGAGAGGACCATTTATACACAGCCTTTGAATATTTTGACAAAGACAAGAGCGG GTACATCACGATGGAAGAATTGGAGCAAGCACTTAAGAAGTATAATATGGGCGATGAGAAAACAATTAAGGAAATCATTGCAGAAGTTGACACGGACCGT GATGGAAGGATTAACTACGATGAATTTGCAGCCATGATGAGGAAGGGCAATCCTGAGTTGGTCACAAATAGacgaagaaaataa